A stretch of the Engraulis encrasicolus isolate BLACKSEA-1 chromosome 19, IST_EnEncr_1.0, whole genome shotgun sequence genome encodes the following:
- the ankrd9 gene encoding ankyrin repeat domain-containing protein 9, whose translation MPLDLGMYDSRADYKSEKQCQRTSFAFYQAVRDLLPVWVLEDMRTMEVFHWEDDGRACAYSPCEALLYALVHDHQQYARYLLNRHSVRALEMPSRSFCCCQASTTPHLNIAIRYNRVKILKMIMDCVRDFGEVERQSYLNRHGCVHIDGGKTALQLACDLVRPECLILLLGHGACPYVTDRSGDTALDCLLNQICQSDFDMRRKHVCLGYLILFMPEMRFRMKSQLQANALQWQALLGDQAFHWLAGTAPPSLFVQAMQKMMRSIPPAQLDSLPDFLKPLDFRLHQQQNVA comes from the coding sequence ATGCCTCTCGACCTGGGAATGTATGACAGCCGCGCGGATTACAAATCCGAAAAGCAGTGTCAAAGAACATCATTCGCGTTTTACCAAGCCGTCAGGGACTTGTTACCGGTATGGGTGCTGGAGGATATGAGGACAATGGAGGTGTTTCACTGGGAGGACGATGGACGGGCGTGCGCTTACTCCCCGTGCGAGGCTCTATTGTATGCGCTGGTGCATGACCATCAGCAGTACGCGAGATATCTCCTCAATCGCCACTCTGTCCGCGCGCTGGAGATGCCCAGCAGAAGCTTCTGCTGCTGCCAAGCGTCCACTACTCCGCACCTAAACATAGCCATTCGCTACAACCGAGTCAAAATCCTGAAAATGATCATGGACTGTGTCAGGGACTTCGGCGAAGTGGAGAGACAGAGCTATCTGAACAGACACGGCTGCGTCCACATCGACGGAGGCAAGACCGCACTGCAGCTGGCCTGCGACCTGGTGCGTCCCGAGTGTTTGATCCTGTTGCTAGGGCATGGCGCATGCCCTTATGTGACGGACCGCTCTGGTGACACCGCTTTGGACTGCCTCCTGAATCAGATATGCCAGAGTGACTTCGACATGAGGCGGAAACACGTCTGCCTGGGCTACCTCATCCTCTTCATGCCAGAGATGCGCTTCCGAATGAAGAGCCAGCTGCAGGCGAACGCACTGCAGTGGCAGGCGCTCCTGGGCGATCAGGCGTTCCACTGGCTGGCGGGAACGGCCCCTCCGTCCCTCTTCGTTCAAGCCATGCAGAAGATGATGCGATCCATCCCACCAGCTCAGCTGGACTCGCTGCCAGATTTCCTCAAGCCACTAGACTTCAGGCTGCACCAGCAGCAGAATGTGGCATAG
- the LOC134435007 gene encoding beta-microseminoprotein J1-like produces the protein MVPVVLLVMLSMLPSMAQGACTMGGGPKPVLVKVCRGSDNLLHEVGTKWRTKDCKDCTCSSHGMSCCDVGATSITFPDHCVEVYDKKNCRRYAVERDDLSTECKGPVIAVGK, from the exons ATG GTCCCTGTAGTACTGCTGGTGATGCTGTCTATGCTGCCCTCCATGGCTCAGGGTGCATGCACAATGGGCGGTGGGCCGAAACCAG tattggTGAAGGTCTGCAGGGGTTCAGATAATCTTCTTCATGAGGTAGGCACCAAATGGCGAACCAAGGATTGCAAGGACTGTACGTGCTCTTCACATGGAATGAGTTGCTGCGACGT tGGGGCCACGTCAATCACCTTTCCTGACCACTGTGTGGAGGTGTATGACAAGAAGAATTGCAGACGGTATGCAGTTGAGAGGGATGATCTATCTACTGAATGCAAGGGTCCAGTTATAGCAGTTGGAAAGTGA